A single Candidatus Dadabacteria bacterium DNA region contains:
- a CDS encoding restriction endonuclease subunit S: MVNRYSDHTDTGIEWIGDIPSNWNIKPLFALLQENKTKNIFKNENVLTLSYGQIKLRDLSKNRGLLPENFEGYQVVENGYIIIRSTDLQNDKKSLRVGLVRNTGVITSAYLGLIPSKEISPDFTYQYLNMCDLKKVFYGLGGGLRQSLRFDDFKRFPLLVPPPHEQTLISKYLNKKTSQIDSLIEKIERKIKLLKEQRTSLINQCVTKGLNPDVEMKDSGIEWMGEIPRHWKVKRLKYFSSVELSSVDRHIVEDEIPVDVCHYTQVYKNEKINKTTELSKGTCTPQELKKFSLFKGDILLTKDSESPDDIGIPTLIEEELKDTVCGYHLCHIRVLKKEMNPEFLYRFIESTMIQKYFSISSNGVTRFGLGKPIIENMPVLLPPPVDQQTIADKINRFSTLVLSTISKETNRIELLKEYRQSLISNVVTGKIRITEKMI; this comes from the coding sequence TTGGTGAATAGATATTCGGATCACACGGATACAGGTATCGAATGGATTGGCGATATTCCAAGTAATTGGAACATAAAACCGTTATTTGCTCTACTACAAGAAAATAAGACCAAAAACATCTTTAAAAACGAGAATGTCCTTACTCTTTCTTATGGACAAATAAAGTTAAGAGATTTGTCCAAGAATAGAGGTCTCTTACCCGAAAATTTTGAAGGGTATCAGGTTGTAGAAAATGGATACATAATTATTCGATCAACAGATTTACAAAATGACAAGAAGAGTTTAAGAGTGGGTCTTGTACGTAACACTGGAGTTATTACTTCAGCATATCTTGGTTTAATTCCCAGCAAAGAAATTTCCCCGGACTTTACTTACCAATATCTAAATATGTGTGACTTAAAAAAGGTGTTCTACGGTCTAGGAGGAGGATTACGTCAGAGTTTGAGGTTTGACGATTTTAAACGGTTTCCTTTATTGGTTCCGCCTCCCCATGAGCAAACTCTGATCTCCAAATACCTTAACAAGAAAACCTCACAGATCGACTCTCTTATTGAGAAAATTGAACGAAAAATCAAACTTCTCAAAGAACAAAGAACTTCGTTAATCAATCAATGTGTCACAAAGGGATTAAATCCCGATGTTGAGATGAAAGACAGCGGGATTGAGTGGATGGGGGAAATACCACGTCACTGGAAGGTAAAAAGACTAAAGTACTTTAGTTCTGTAGAGTTGAGTAGTGTAGATAGACATATTGTCGAAGATGAGATCCCAGTTGATGTTTGTCACTATACGCAGGTTTATAAAAACGAAAAGATTAATAAAACAACCGAGTTATCAAAAGGAACTTGTACACCTCAAGAACTGAAAAAGTTTTCACTGTTTAAGGGAGATATACTACTGACCAAAGACTCTGAATCCCCCGACGACATTGGCATCCCTACATTAATTGAAGAAGAGTTAAAAGATACTGTCTGCGGATACCATCTGTGCCATATCCGCGTCTTGAAAAAAGAAATGAATCCAGAATTTCTATACCGTTTTATTGAGTCAACAATGATCCAAAAATATTTCTCAATAAGTTCTAATGGTGTTACTCGGTTTGGCCTCGGGAAACCTATAATAGAAAATATGCCTGTTCTTTTACCTCCACCTGTGGATCAACAAACCATCGCTGACAAAATCAACAGGTTTTCTACCTTGGTGTTATCAACTATTTCCAAAGAGACTAACCGCATTGAACTCCTCAAAGAGTACCGACAGTCCCTAATCTCAAATGTTGTCACTGGCAAGATAAGAATTACAGAAAAAA